One genomic region from Enoplosus armatus isolate fEnoArm2 chromosome 17, fEnoArm2.hap1, whole genome shotgun sequence encodes:
- the LOC139300742 gene encoding centriolar coiled-coil protein of 110 kDa-like — MCGCPEMESYEEFCLRSLAILQEEGKFKKTTCEPHWSLKARSVIRFHGRAVLSPLLSAEQRSEICDHRRRAVQLEVNRQNQQRNNLLARVQDILEQAQTHKAPSEEVEKLPVSKSAAVSGYTLVTDSPGLPRDPGFGPQTKDWPATPCSETPILNGYKAVEEVMVEREEKSEEEEEEEDISLDSLLKRSREYVKREQSQQGSKVVHTVTRTPPPETVSDKENKSGSPMGDTGIEFGFSLHHSPIGPPQTQIQHQTLPDPSPQQSGCLSPSLPDRYTRLPSPESSISPRPQRRRPRPVSTGNIHISFPIGPADLIPRSPGRSGEGADMADRGEALSGATKSSDYWGSVGSEGGCGVSRSDNRRSSHCGTSPVQETCSPVCTSGPKPKGHLDHFAAGFRRRCHTLDSQLHAYHSGVEHIDRSQERVPRFMAGVTRFAPSWRTPAAPLNQSYEVDNPSPPLLRPRMTPDLAQVTLRMEPDDPQGTNNGRTTPTVLRNAAEAQGSKTEETQRRAQALEDMQRRLEEEHALQMSLLLAEQEKEQQRLCLELEEAERRLSGDACGWSCRSVSDSCPIVSPACPGLSPAHTPSERSPGHSIGFPSPVSSRVSSPSVQPPVYLWGPTWAVSKPRARLSLVLTVEQQRAFCRIGAIVRGFLTRRLLKTEKVKHLRQTIVDTQEFIRSFQTEARQKRGSYSAQDRSLQERVRAQLRAALYDIHDIFFEMPLEDRLALLQQDREVRAERKLRDMEKAKCPKERVVLSAATQRSMDRKKRVGESPAQARKMQQKPKSPTTNRVLKPSQGQNSPVPGQLNRQGSWYRKTPEERVRRSDNLKKQHSLG, encoded by the exons atgtgtgggtgTCCAGAGATGGAAAGCTATGAGGAGTTCTGTCTGCGGAGTTTGGCCATactgcaggaggaggggaaatTCAAGAAGACAACATGTGAGCCGCATTGGTCCCTGAAGGCTCGCTCTGTCATCCGCTTCCATGGAAGAGCTGTACTTTCGCCTCTG ttgAGTGCTGAGCAGCGCAGTGAGATATGTGACCACAGACGGAGGGCAGTCCAGCTGGAGGTGAACAGGCAGAACCAGCAGAGGAACAACCTTTTGGCCCGGGTTCAGGACATACTGGAACAAGCTCAG ACACATAAAGCACCAAGTGAAGAGGTTGAAAAGCTGCCAGTTTCTAAATCTGCAGCAGTCAGTGGCTACACCCTGGTCACCGACTCTCCTGGACTTCCCAGGGACCCTGGATTTGGGCCTCAGACAAAGGATTGGCCTGCCACTCCATGCTCCGAGACCCCCATCCTCAACGGCTACAAGGCAGTGGAGGAAGTGATggtggagagggaagagaagagtgaggaggaagaggaggaggaggacattaGTTTGGACAGCCTTCTTAAGAGATCAAGAGAGTATgtgaagagagagcagagtcaGCAGGGGTCAAAAGTTGTCCACACTGTCACCAGGACTCCCCCACCTGAGACTGTCTCTGACAAGGAGAATAAGAGCGGCAGTCCCATGGGGGACACGGGCATTGAGTTTGGATTCAGTCTGCACCATAGCCCTATTGGCCCACCTCAGACCCAAATCCAGCATCAAACTCTGCCCGACCCCAGTCCACAACAGTCTGGCTGCCTCTCACCTAGTCTACCTGACCGGTATACTCGTCTCCCCAGTCCAGAGTCCAGCATTAGTCCCCGTCCACAGAGACGCAGACCTCGGCCAGTTTCTACAGGGAACATCCATATTTCGTTTCCCATCGGGCCAGCAGACCTTATCCCCCGAAGCCCAGGAAGGTCAGGGGAAGGAGCTGACATGGCAGATCGGGGAGAAGCTCTCTCAGGAGCCACAAAGTCCTCCGATTACTGGGGCTCAGTGGGGAGTGAAGGTGGGTGCGGTGTTAGCAGGAGTGACAATCGTCGATCCAGCCACTGTGGTACCAGTCCAGTGCAGGAGACCTGTAGCCCTGTTTGCACCTCAGGGCCAAAACCGAAGGGACACCTTGACCATTTCGCTGCAGGATTTCGCCGGCGCTGCCATACCCTGGACAGCCAGCTGCATGCCTACCACTCTGGAGTGGAGCACATAGACCGCAGCCAGGAAAGGGTTCCTCGCTTCATGGCAGGAGTTACACGGTTTGCTCCAAGTTGGCGCACCCCTGCAGCCCCTTTAAACCAGTCGTATGAGGTAGATAACCCCTCACCACCTCTGCTGAGGCCCCGCATGACTCCTGACCTGGCTCAGGTCACGCTCAGGATGGAGCCTGATGACCCTCAGGGGACGAACAATGGGAGGACAACACCAACTGTCCTCAGAAATGCAGCTGAGGCACAGGGCAGCAAGACAG AGGAGACCCAGAGGAGAGCGCAGGCTCTGGAGGACATGCAAAGGCGTCTGGAGGAGGAGCATGCTTTGCAGATGTCTCTGCTCCTGGCTGAGCAGGAGAAAGAACAACAGCGCCTCTGTCTG GAGCtcgaggaggcagagagaagactGAGTGGGGATGCTTGTGGGTGGAGTTGTAGGTCTGTGAGTGACAGCTGTCCTATTGTGAGCCCCGCCTGCCCGGGACTAAGCCCTGCCCACACACCATCTGAGCGATCACCTGGACACAGTATAG GTTTTCCTAGTCCTGTAAGTTCCAGGgtgtcctctccctctgtccagCCTCCCGTCTATCTGTGGGGGCCCACATGGGCAGTTAGCAAACCTCGAGCGAGGCTTAGTCTG GTTCTGACCGTAGAGCAGCAGAGAGCGTTCTGTCGAATTGGTGCCATCGTTCGCGGCTTCCTCACACGCAGACTGCTCAAAACAGAGAAGGTCAAACACCTGCGCCAGACCATCGTG GATACACAGGAGTTCATCCGTTCATTCCAGACTGAAGCTCGACAGAAGCGAGGCAGCTACTCAGCACAAGATCGCTCCCTGCAAGAGAGAGTTAGAGCCCAG TTACGTGCAGCCCTTTATGACATCCATGACATCTTCTTTGAAATGCCTCTGGAGGATCGATTGGCATTGCTGCAGCAGGACAGGGAAGTCCGAGCAGAGAGGAAGCTACGAGACATG GAGAAAGCCAAGTGCCCCAAGGAGCGAGTGGTTCTGTCCGCTGCCACACAGAGATCTATGGACAGGAAAAAGAG GGTTGGTGAATCCCCAGCACAGGCTAGGAAGATGCAGCAGAAGCCAAAGAGCCCCACTACCAACAG AGTCCTGAAGCCGAGCCAAGGCCAAAACTCTCCTGTCCCAGGTCAGCTGAACCGCCAGGG GAGCTGGTACAGAAAGACcccagaggagagagtgaggcgCTCAGACAACCTGAAGAAGCAGCACTCTCTGGGTTAA